In Candidatus Zymogenus saltonus, the genomic window ACAAAAAATTATCTGCAGATCCTATATACACTAAACCTTCAACTACTGAGGGAGAAGAAAGTATTTTTTCTCCTGTCTCAAATCGCCACTTCAACACACCTGTATCTCTATCAATGGCATAAAGATGCTTATCATTACTACCTACATAGATTACATCGTCAACAATAGAAGGAGAGAAATCCATCCAACCTCCCACTTCATAACGCCACTTCATCTCACCATTATTAGCATCAAGGGCATATATATGATCATCTCTGCTTCCGAAATAAACAATACCGTCAGCAACAATGGGTGTGCATAATATACTGGCTCCTGTTTTAAAGCGCCATTTAAGTTCACCGCTATCAGCATTAACGGCATAAAAGTAATTATCTGAACATCCTATATAGACTATACCATCAACTGCTCTGGGCGAACCAGACAATGTAATAACACCTACCAGGTCAAAGCGCCACTTCAACTTACCACTTCTTGCATCTATAGCATAAAGACGACCGTCATCATAAGGACCATAAAATCTTCCCACATAAACCACACCATCAGCTACTGATGGGGATGTAAATATGGCACCTCTCTCACAAAAACACCACTCCAGTTTACCCGTATCTTTGTCTATAGCATAAACATAGTCTTGTTGGTCTCCTACATAGACAGTTCCATTAACTACTGTGGGGGCGGAGTATTTATAAAATCCAGTCTTGTAGCACCACTTCAATTTGACAGGAACGTCTTTGTTTTCATTTGGGGCACACCCAAAAAAAAGTGGTGCAATCAATAATATTGTAATTGCGGTTACCAGTAACTTTCTCATCCCTCTCCTTTCAGTTCTATAATCAGGTTTATTCTCATATTTATGCTTATATTGTACATTTGTATTGAAAATTTCTCATGATGTCAGCAAAAAAACTACACTTCAGGATATTAGAACAATTTCCCCCCCTCACTCCCCGAAGTTCAGACGCATCTTGTAGGCCCCCTGTTCGCTTCGCATCTCCACCTCGAAGCCGCTCTTCTCGAAGATGTGGAGCATCGCGTCGTTGTCGTGGAGGACATCCGCCGTAAACGCCACCAGCCCCTGGCGCCGGGCGAGGTATATCAGGTAGTTCGATATCTCGGTGCCGATCCCCCGGCCGTGGTATTCGTCCAAAACCATTATGGCGGCGTCCCCCGTGTGGTCCTCGGCGTTTATCTTGTACTGCCCCATGGCGATGATCACCTCTCTCGTCTCCCTCTCTACCACGGCGACGATCACCATCTCCTTGGTGTAGTCTATCGCGGTGTATTTCTGGAGTATCTCGTGGGGGATGTAGGTACGGCTCGAAAAGAAGCGCTTGTAGAGGGTCTCCTTCGAGCAGGAGTTTATGAAGTCCTTCAGGATCGGCTCGTCGGTCAGCTTGACGGGGCGAAAGAGGATTTTCAAGCCGGTCTTCGTGTTGCGGCACTGGGCGTAGTGTTCGGGGTACTCCCCCTCCGCTCCCGGGACGAACAGCTGGTCCTCGTAGATCATTTTCAGCCTCTTCGCCTCTTCGATCAGCCAGCCCCTGAACTTCGGGTGGGCGATTGCGATGAGCTCCATCGCCCTCTCCCTGATGTTCTTGCTGTGGATGTAGGCGATCCCGTATTCGGTGACCACGTAGTGGACGTCGCTCCTGTTGAGCATGACGCCGACCCCCTCCTCGATCAGGGGGACGATCCTCGAGACCCTTTCCCCATCGGCCGTCGACTGGATGGACAGTATCGATTTCCCCCCCCTGGAGAGAACCGCCCCCCTCATGAAGTCCGCCTGTCCTCCCACCCAGGTGTGGAATCCCCTCGATTCACCCCCCACTTTTTTGCCGTCGGGATCGGTTTTTGCCGATCCCTTTTCCGGAATATCAAAGGAAACGTAGCTCTCCGCCGTGGCCTGTCCCGTTAGGTCTATCTTTAAAGCGCTGTTTATCGCCGTCATCCTGTTGTTCTTGGCGATCGTCAGGGGATGGTTTGTATAGTCGACGCCCTTAAACTCCACCCAGGGATT contains:
- a CDS encoding PQQ-like beta-propeller repeat protein codes for the protein MRKLLVTAITILLIAPLFFGCAPNENKDVPVKLKWCYKTGFYKYSAPTVVNGTVYVGDQQDYVYAIDKDTGKLEWCFCERGAIFTSPSVADGVVYVGRFYGPYDDGRLYAIDARSGKLKWRFDLVGVITLSGSPRAVDGIVYIGCSDNYFYAVNADSGELKWRFKTGASILCTPIVADGIVYFGSRDDHIYALDANNGEMKWRYEVGGWMDFSPSIVDDVIYVGSNDKHLYAIDRDTGVLKWRFETGEKILSSPSVVEGLVYIGSADNFL
- a CDS encoding GNAT family N-acetyltransferase — protein: MAERDGKTTRIKKKILDKYPEKFLPEEEVFKKIHPGDNIFIGTGCGFPKRLIHLLIARAKMFPESSSDAVAFRLITLGVTPIVQYKFTDNFSLTSFFIRRDTKRSVNIEKADFIPIFYSNIPGLIRMGSLPIDVALIQTSMPDERGIVNLGISVDIVKAAVENAGIVIAQANSNMPRVHGEGYIDIEEVDYIIPFDEPLLEYVSKVPGEIAQKVGKYVASIIRDGDTIQVGYGSLPNAILANLTDKKNLGVHTDLLTDGIVDLMKEGVIDNSKKGINRGKTIATFCMGTEKTYRYLDENPWVEFKGVDYTNHPLTIAKNNRMTAINSALKIDLTGQATAESYVSFDIPEKGSAKTDPDGKKVGGESRGFHTWVGGQADFMRGAVLSRGGKSILSIQSTADGERVSRIVPLIEEGVGVMLNRSDVHYVVTEYGIAYIHSKNIRERAMELIAIAHPKFRGWLIEEAKRLKMIYEDQLFVPGAEGEYPEHYAQCRNTKTGLKILFRPVKLTDEPILKDFINSCSKETLYKRFFSSRTYIPHEILQKYTAIDYTKEMVIVAVVERETREVIIAMGQYKINAEDHTGDAAIMVLDEYHGRGIGTEISNYLIYLARRQGLVAFTADVLHDNDAMLHIFEKSGFEVEMRSEQGAYKMRLNFGE